Below is a window of Xiphophorus couchianus chromosome 1, X_couchianus-1.0, whole genome shotgun sequence DNA.
AAtaacctttttaaaatcattggCCACTAAATGGTAACTGAATTGAATCATGACGTTTCTGAATATTCAGGCACGTCTGTTGGACCCGACTACATACCAAACCGTTATTCTGCCGACTTCCTACAAATAAATGAGGCTTATTCTGTCTCCCATGACTCAAGCTGCACCACCCCTAGTTTCCACAATAAACACAGGACTGCACATAGGGTATGAAACCACTGGtttgtcttttaattatttcaacatAACACATGAGAAGTCAAAGATACACTGTACTGTACAATAAGTCAATATTTCTGCTGTTGTGTTCATCTCTTTGGATCAACCAATATACATCTGTCGCTAAGAAATTGCAGCAACTGATTACATGAGATATGTTAAAAAGGAAGACTCCTGATGTGGATCCTTGAACTCTCCCTGTAGTCGATAAGCTCCATGCTATGTAACATAGTGTGAGAGAACGCAAGTAGCTTGTTATTGTTCAccttttttagtttattccaAAAGGTGGCTGTAGttgcttgtaaaaaaataaaaacgggcTATGTCACCTAACAAGATACACAAAGAGGATGGAATGCACGACTTACATTTTAGCTAAAAAATCTACATGTGGGCGCCGTCTGCACCAGACGTCACCCAGGTTCGTACTAAAGCCAAAAAACAATAGAGGGTGAGAGAGGGGAACAGAGTCGTTCGAATCAAATCAGCAATTTCTCAGGTTTACAATGATGGAAATAATTCCCTTAAAATGTCGGCACTGCACCTACCAGCAAAAAGGAAAGAGAGGGAGGATAAGTGCATCCCTAGCAGGTGCAGGCTGAGGTATTGGAGCTGCAGCCAAGCGGATGACCAGCGCAACATCTCTGTCAGAGCGCGGCGCTTCAGAAGTGTCTGTGTCTCAGCTTTTTGTTCAACACAAGCTACGGAAGCCACACACTGAAAAAGTATGGAAAATTTAGACAGACAAAGGAAAAAGGCACTACAGCCGTCCAAAATGATCATTTTCCCTCCCACCGGTCTGAAACATTAATGCTCACAATATTTACCTACTGGATAGGTAAAAATTCTacattcattattattatttctatataATTGTTTCTGTAACGTTACCAAAATGACTCATATCAAACTCCTTTCAACTTCCCGAagaatatgtttcttttttttccacttcctgAACTGTTAAGTAGTTGTGATCACATTGAACGGCAGTGGCCTCCTGCAAATGATTACCATTTGTACCGTCAGTTTAATCAGCCATAAACCGATTAGACAATCTGCATAttcataaaacttttttatgacCTCAAGCAAATTTGTAAGCCTTCATGCCAACGATTTCCCGTTCTGTCGCGTTGACAAGATGCTCAACAAAAACTGAGGGATGAGCGACAAATTCATCCCGAAATCATGTGGCAATAATAACAATAGCAATATAAaaactgcttcacctatttattGGGTAGCTGGGGCGACTGAAATCAATTAATGATGACGACAAACCAAAATTCTTCTAAGAACAttttcatgataaatgataCACTAAATACCCAGCCCTACTGGATAATGTTTCCCATATTTATGTATGGCATAATttcaataatgataaaaatgattacAGTGATTTTAGTGAATTAAAAGTGCAATGTATCAGATTattactttttctgttgttgcatctgaagctctttttttcccccccatcctGGATTTTTAACGTTCTTTCTTATTCCCATAGCGGTTTTAGTTTCAACtcctacatttttttatttttccatacaAGATTTAGAAAAATTCTCAAAATCTTGTCAATAAACAAATATCAACATCATATCAGAGTCAAACCCACCGATAATTACAAGTTTGTGAcggaagctgcagctgcttcaccTGAACGCTGTTCTTCAACGTGACTTTTTAACAAGTTGtactatttgaaaaaaaaaaataataataataaaactcgTGGCTCTATGAAAAAGACCATAAGTGCCTCATAGCAGGGGAGACTGACTTTTCCAGCTGTGTTGTGAAAACAGCCAGTAGATACCAGTTAGATTGAGGCCatttgtagacagaaaaaaagggagcaaattctcacaaaaataaaaactaaaattatgagattaatctcagaagtcTTCTTGGAGAAAccatggaaatttctgagtctGAAAAGtccaattttttaaagaaaaaactcagagatTTTGAGATAGAAACTTCccaaaaatgttccaaaagtcaaaatgttttaattttcaaaactcagaaatttccaagtcttgtctaaaaaaaaaaaaccgatTCTGAGACGAATCTCAATACCTCGGAGTTTTCTCTAGCAAACTTTTGATGcgtcaaactcagaaatgtcctacTTTTTCCCCctggaacatttctgagattaattgaaatttctgatttttcttctagcaaacttctgactttaagctcagaaatgtccacattttttttttctagaaaatctttgagattaatctcaaaatatctgagttttttttttttttttggcagaaatctaccccacttttcttttccacGTACGACGGCCCTATCATCCCGGATCCTGCTGCAGCGAAGACGTCTGAGTTTTTGCTGCAGCAGGATCCAAGCGCTGCGATTGGCTGTGGATTCAGACGCTCTGCTGACAGCAGCTCTGTTCACCGTCGCCTCTGAGAAATagacatgctgctgctgctgctttcttccAACGCTTGGCTGCAGTTTGACTAGATACACTTTCGAAAAAGGACAGGCGAAGCTGGTTAAGTCAAAAACAACAAGGGAACGAGGAGGAAAGGAGCGGGGAGCTCTTCTGTAGAAGGATATTAGTGAAAAGTATATCAAAAAATACTGTTATTCTTTTGGAGAGGAGAAAATACACAAATCCTGATAAAGTTTAAACATCAAACTAATGGCACATACATATACAGGATCAATACAAAATTAGAAACATATGAACATATAAGCtgaaactttaaaagaaaaaaaaaacaactcttttttttttaaagttgaaagtGCTAGAATTCAGATTAGCTCACAGAAACCCAGGGAGGACAAACTTAATGCAcactgaaagctttttttttcttcttctttcctttcatttagggacaaaatgagaaatttgttccaaaaatataaatgctcAATGGGACTGCTACAAATTTGGCTTAAACCACaagagtttttctttaaaaagtcttaaaactcttacaaaaaaaaaaaaatttctaattttaatcTTCGGTTTACAATAGAAATTCTACGGAAGGTGCCGACAGCTGCTCGTATAGGATCATTAGGAAGTTTGatcaaccataaaaaaaaataatgatttgatCTCATAACTTGTGTAATTTTACATTGAtattggaattttaaaaaaaagtgtaactTTGACGACAGCGTGAAGCTGCGTAGTTTTAAACCTTTAGGCACAGTCAGAATTATCCAATACTACCAAGTGTGCTTTTCCAACGCACCGGGCCGTCAGCGGCCCACTGTCAGGGTTCCTTTTCCTACagcataaacaaacaaagaaaacaaaaacaaaaaagtgaagatTTCTTAAAAAGCTATTGTGCAAAGACGTAGTTTCTTCTCCCAAGGTTTtggtaagaaaacaaacaaataaaaatgaggtgatgtgttgtgttgtttttctttttttctcgaGGTCCTGTTttatacaaacagaaaataatatatcatgaaagaaacaaaaaaaaaaaaaaaaaaccaaatacaTAACTAtaagtccccccccccccccaagttGTACAGTCAAGTCTCTTAGCACCTTCCTGTTGCTTTGAATGTCAAAGCCCAGGCGGTTCCATGACTGCGTTCTCCTGGAGTCGCCGTGTTTTCAGACCCacaaagcagctaaaaaaaaaaaaaaaagaggaggagaagaggagtAACAAAGTGGTGGGGCTGATGAACACTTTGTTGGTTTGGCTCACTGTCTatgttgcaggaaaaaaaaaaaaattgctttcaaAATGCTCTAGTGGTCTACAGTTGTCGTACATCACCAACTGTGGCTAAAGCAGCAATATGAGATTTAGCTTCAATGCTTATGTGCTATGGTTTTGGattatgtttctctttttttccagataGGGTTCACCTGATGCACAGACATTACTAAACATAAAGAGAGTTGGTGTAAAACTGTAACAATATTTATGGATGAAATAAGATGTTAAGAAGGAGTGAGATGAACTTTCAGATTTGTCCCTTGTCGTTTCaggaacagaacaaaaaaaaatgataagtTTTGTTTATATGAATGTGATGCAGCTCTCTATAATGTGGTCACTGTGAACAACACGctgtctttcttttaaaaatcatttttacccCAATGTAGTTTCATACGTTAAGAAAAAGTCcagtttggaaaagttttcTACTGGTGAAAGAGaccccaaaaaaaaaatgtaaataataagaaagtaaatgaaaaactttGCATGTTAAGCAATCTCATACAAAGTTTctatggaaggaaaataaaaaatctatacGGGTTTTTGTAATATGTCAAAAGGGTAGATAAAAGTTCTGTATGCTAAGCAGTAGATCTGTACGGttagaaagcaaaacaaaataaatacaaaaactgaatggtaagaaaaaactaaagaggTATTAAGTAAGAAATCAAAAGGTCTTTAGCTCCATACGACCAGCAATACCCCTGCATAGTTTGTAAAAGATTCATATGGTAAACAAAATACCTGtatagttattaaaaaaaggttATGTAAAGGAGAAATTGTATATGGAGTAGCCCGAGACtataagaaaaaattaaaatcaatactGGACATAATAAGCTTATATAGTAAGTAGCAATAGGTCTGTATGCTAAGCAATAGCTGCTACAAGAGAAATGTCAATAGCATGCTATAATGTTGGAAATCAAAAGATAAGACAGACAGTTAAGTGAACATTTAGAAGGAATTTAAACTTAgtatgagattatttttttttcagaaacatctCAAACCAAGGAGCCACAGTGACCACACTATAAGAGATTTACAACAGACGGAACTAAatctgaaaaagatttttttaaaattggattTTCAGGCTTTAGGTTAACTTTGGactaaggtttttttttttttttttataagctcTTGGTTTAAGGTTAGAACTCCAAGGCCTGCAGTTTGAAATACTTAAATGCCATCCACGTAAGCATCCTTGCAACACAATCTACAGCTAGCTCAAACACTAGCTGACAACTAATCCGCTAGCAGCCTCCTACAAATAATTCCCATCCAAAGTTTGGATTCTTCTTCTCCGACTCAAGTACAACAAGTAAGCGGTCGGATACGGCAGAGAAAGCTTGATGGACAAAGAAAATACTTCATCTTTTTCTTactcaaagagagaaaaaaaaaaaagcaagatacaaacaaatgtaaacctgcaagacattaaaaacattgtcaCTTAGTTTTAACACATCTACctaaaatacacattaaaagcAATTTcgatatttatttttgagataTTTCGTACACTGCAATAAcattcttaaaaacattttttacttatCGGCAACTAatttcctttgttctttttatccATTCACATATCTCAGGGTTCATCATTCACCTTGATGATGCATCTTTTTAAAAGACTGCCTAAAAGATGAGTTTGgagtatttaaaaaattattttttaaaaaatagacgTGCGTCTCTTAAGAAAAGATATGCAAGGCAGCCGAGAGAATgcgtcaagaaaaaaaaaaaaaaacgataaCGGAAACTTTTAAAGGTCACtctgaggaggaagaaggaaagGGAGTCCTACGCACCGTCATCCAGAGTTTTCCCTCCCTGTATGGATTATGTCTCTGGAATTCTCTCAGTTCATGTTCGTCTCAAACACAGAGCAGAAGTTTTCCACCTGTGTGCCCTCTGATGGTGGTGTCCAAATTCAGGGACTGCGTAACTCTGAAAGTCTACCGGTGGACGTGAGCTGGCTCCTCCGTTTACCTTCGTTTAAAGTAAATGGCGGCTGTGGGGCCTTCAGGTTCATCTCTGCCCGTCCCTCTGTGTGTGCCATGTCACACAGGAACAGGGACAGGGCTAAACACAAACTAGTAAAAATGAATCTTGCGTTTGTATTAcctctttatcttttttattaattaaattgttgaattaagttgtttttgttttttttgttttgtttttttaccataatattaaaaacaacgCAAATGACAAAAGCTTTAACAATACTTTTGTATTATAAAGCTTTaggcttttaatttttctatcGCCagatattaatatatttaaaaccgTGTTCCTCTCCCGCTCTCATTTCCTGCTAAGGCCACCATCAATGAATCTTGGGATTGGGTGGTCTGCGAAGGATTCGCTGGGCCCGTCCTTCAAATCTGGAGACTATGAGTTTAGACAATTCTTCGTCACATCTTTCAGATGTAATCAGTCTTTTAAGTGCGGCCTTAGACGGATGCAGCCCCTGAATTTGGACACACCCATTGTGTGATTCGTCAGAGATATGAATATGGCGCCGTTAATGCAGAAGAGCTGTCGTTCCAGCGTggaaattatgcaaatgagtTTTTCCACAAACCACAAAACTGATTTGGTAAGAACTAACATTGTTCTGTTTCTTGATTCTTGCAGACCTTAGAAATAGAGTGCGCGAAAAATTTGCTCTCCTGGCTTAAGGTTTACGCAGTTTTGTAAACCGAACATGTCGACTTCTGAATAAGTGGAGTTTCACAGAGCTCTTCGTATTTCTTTCTAGCCGACACAAAGAGGCTTTCGTACGAAAGTACGAGGGAGGAGACGAGAAGCGAAGTGCCttctgttaaacaaaaaagtgcttttcttgagaaacgacaacaaaaaaagttcatCATTTCTAACgtatttctttcatattttgctCCTAAATCAGACAAATTCTCGTGTCATTTTTGTATTACTTGAAGagcacttttgtttttggaggTTGGGGTTGTTTTGCGGGTCTGGCTAAGTCACCTCATGGAAGAAACTACCGTTCATCTCTTTCCCCCACTGAGCTCTCTCCTCTCCGAATTAATCACCATGATTCAGAGTTTTAGCACGGGTGGTTCAAAACTCAACATATGAAACATCCTACCATGTTCTTACATTTGGGGGGAGGAAGGGGGAGagaacaataaagtaaaaacaaaatttccacTTCAAACTATATTTTTCTGGGTCACAACAAGACAGATAATCTCCACTAaaaattatctttgttttttttttctttttatattattactttaAGTATGCAGTACCACGCCTTTAGGCCTACTGATCCTGCCCTCTATTCTACTAAAAAGGGGGAAGATAAAAGGGgaagtaaatgaaaaacaaaaaaaacatgggtTAATACATTGTTATATCTATAGGATAAGGGGGGGAAAAGCCcaaataaaagctgcttcaacttcttttcttatgttttcttttttgctcaaAGGGGTTTCAACTTCCTTTTAAGGCTCAATCAAAAGTTTTTGTGCGCACTTTCATTTAAGGCTTCTAAGTgttcatttacatatttattttgaaacttaaTTCTCCAACTTTTCCATCAGGCCTTGTTCATAGTGACCTGAAATATCCAAGCTGAGCTGGTGCTGGTGTGGAGGAGGCCACCTTGGCAGGGAAGAGGCTGCCTCTGTCACTGGAAGGCCTGGTGAAAGCGAGGCAAAGTGGTGTTACTAAGGCTGGAGCTGAACACTGGTGGAAGGGGGTGCAGGGATCCAAGACCTAGACCCCCGCTGGAGCTCTGCTGCTCCTGAGGTTGTGGTTGCAAAGAGGTAAGAGGTGCCGCGGCGACGGCGGCTGCTGCCGCGGCGACGGCGGCGGCATGGGGCTCGGCGGCGTGCagagatgaagaggaagaggaagaagtggaGGAGGTCACAGATGAGGTGTACCCCATAACCAGTCCTCCTGTGCTCATGGGGGCACTGTAGGGAGGAAGGTTTAGGGGCAGGAAACCCAGCAGGTGGGAAAAATCCATGTTAGCAGCACACAGAGACTCAGCGATCACTGCAGGGCTCTTGGACAGGAGGGGATCCCCGCAAAGGTCATCGGCCAAGCCTGAAGTGGGCTCCAATCCGTCCTTGGGGGGTGAGGCAGCAGCATGGGGCTCTGCAGAGGGAACCGGGCCTGGTAGACCACTCTGCAGATCCATGAGAAAACTCTCCATCTCTACTTTCAAGGGCTTGTCCAGCAGGTATGAGGTAGATCCCAGCTGGTATTTGGGTGCTGGCTggggctggtgctgctgctggggaGCCGCAGGCTGGTGGTGCGGGGGCGTTGGAGGGgaatggtgatgatggtgatggtggtggtggtggtggtggtgatgggaGTGTGGATGAATAGATGCGGTGGATTCCATATGACAGCCCATGCCCATAGCTGCAGACAAGGAATTGGGCATTAGGGAAGGATGTGGGGGACCCACACCAGAATTAGACATGGCCTGGAGATGGTGAGGGTTATACATGCTCATGGGAAACGGTGCCCCGCTGGGGAATGATTTTCCCATCATGGGGTCTTTGTTGGGCCCCATGCCGCACATCATAGGGCTGAGTTCTTCCTTTACAGAGCACGGTGGAGATCCTGTCGTCAACAGGCCTAGCATATCCGGAGGCTCTGTCTTAATCTTCAGCAGCTCCTGTGAGTGGCTCTTCTTCACATGCCGTGTCAGATGGTCTTTCCTGCCAAAGCGCTGGGCACAGTACTGGCACAGAAAGTCTTTTCGCCCTGTGTGGACCACCATATGCCGTCTCACATCTTTCCGTGTGTAGAAACGTCGGTCACAGTGGTCGCAGGGGTGTTTTTTCTCCTTGGCACCACCGGAAGACTTCCCCGAGTGGCTCTTGAGGTGCTCCAGGAGAACAGGTGTGCTTTCGTAACTCTGCATGCACACTTTGCAGGTTAAATCCCCCGCAGTAGCCGAGTGCATGGCCACATGGCGCTTGTATCCCAGCTTGGTGTTGTAGTGCTTCCCACACTCCTCACACTTGAAGGCCTCTTTGTTGGGGTCATGGGTCTGCAGGTGGTTCTTCAGGTGGTCTTTGCGGTGgaacattttttcacagaacGAACACTGATGGGTCTTCTGCGGAGAGTGTGTGGCCATATGCCTGCAAATAATGACACAATGCAAAGGTGGTGTAGAAAACATAGATCTCATGTCTCACCATCGTGTATTCTGCAGATAAAGAAAATCGCTTCTTACAGAACTTAAAAACTCAAGTCAAAATAACTTGTTTTGGAACAGTTTGGGAGTTTCACCAAGAAATGGCCGAgaatgttgatttatttatatctcGATTTAAATTTTCACTgataactttgaaaacatttagcttaaTAGCTGTGTTTTATCATTAGACACCATGTCATCTCAAAATCATATGATCACACTGAATTAGGTGACTTTTACTGTCTTTTATTTAGGGTTATCAGAGTAAAAAGGCATGcaacaatttttaatttgaaacatttttgaaaactatttcaTTCGGCTGTTGGCccttcacataaaatcccaataaaacacattgacgTTTGGGGCTCTAACAGGACAAATTGTGACAATGTTTGATTGGCCTGAATACTCCTTTGTAGCAAGGTAGACATTTCCCATGTAGTAGTTCAAACAGttacatataaacataaaagtttGCACTAAGCCTCGATGTGGTCTGTAATCAAATTATATCAAATTGCAGATGGAGGAAATGTGACTGATACCTGAAGAGTTTGTACTTGGAGCTGAAGGCCTTGGGACAGTGTGGCTGTGAGCAGTGGAACGGCTTCTCTCCGGTGTGACTCGAAGTGTGGAGCCGGAGCTTCTCCTGTGTGACAAACAGGGCCCCGCACACCAGACACTCGTTCCCACTTGCCCTTCCCactttctctccttcctcttccCTCTCTTTCCCCCGATCTCGCTCTCTCTCCGTCCGTGGCAGCGGGGCGGCGCTCCCAAACAGCTTGGCGGCAGTGCGTCGTCCCTCTTCCTCCGGCGTCAGTGCGGTAATACAGTGTGAGGCATCGGCGGCAGCAGCTGCCATGGCAGCCCTAGAGTGCCGCTGCCATGAAAGTCAGGTGCGGTTCCCCTGCCTCGCAGGCTCAACGTTGGAAGGTGTTGGGGAGAAGCGAAAGGTGATCGGCGGGTCAAAGGTTGCGTCTGGTTTGTAGCTGGAATATTGCGGTCAAACAAAGTCGGATGTGAGacaaaaatgatctaaaagTCAAAATGATTTGAGGTCAAATTTACCATCTCTGAAATGAAACCAAACTGTATCGGCTGGTTAGTTCTTCTGTCTGTGAACTTCCCACCTTAAATCTCCACCTTGGTTACTCCTCCTCTCGTTTGGCTTCTCTACCCCTCACCCAGTGCCAACAGCTATGGCTGGCGGTGAGTGGGAAATGCTGCTCTGCATCTTTACTGTCCTGTCAGAAGAGAAAGAACACAAGCAACGCAAAGATTACTGAATAATATTTGTCCCAGCAACACAAACTGCAATAAAACGCATCTCGtcacaaacacatttgaacAGTGTCTAAAATGGTCAATAAGACAAGTGGACTTGTACGTATAGCACATTCAGCGACATGATGACTCagtgctttacatgatgaaAACGTAAAACCTTACATTGCACCTTACATTGCAGTGGCTAAATAAAGGAAGGTAATGAAACGTTGGAAGAAAGGCTCCTCTTTATGATGGACCAGTTGTTATGAACAACTCTAAACAAATGGGTTAAGCCTTGAACTAAAGgaagttttgcagttttctggaagattATTCCAGATTAGTAGagcatgtttggttctgattctagGGATGAAAAGCAGACTAggaccagaagacctgagatgTCTGGAAAGTTGATACACCAACAGCATAtccttaatgtattttggtgctaagccaGTCAGTGGTTTCTTaactaacaaaagtattttaaagtctataaaGGCGCCAGTGGAAGGCCTTTAGAAGTGGTGTGATGTGGTTTGGTGATGTGAGCAGCAACGGTCTGGATCAGCTGTagctgtctgattttttttaggcaAACTTGCGAAGACACAgatgcagtaatcaatgtgactaaagataaacgcgTCGTTGAATTTCTCTAGAGCTTtatgagacattagtcctctaatcttGGATatattcttcaggtgatagaaggccaactttgtaaatGTCTCTATGTAgttctgaaggttcaggtcagagtccatcactacatccagatttcaggcctgatcaCTAGTTTCTATCTGTAATAACTGAGTGCTGGCTCTAGATGGTTCCCTTTTAGGTCCAAAGACAATGTTATGGAAAGTTATGGAAGTTTCCACACACTGATGAATATGTTCTATGCATGTGCTCAATGCTTAAGCACCTGCTGACATTGCAATGTAGATCTGTGTATCATTTGCATAGTTATGTTAACTTATCTTGTTATTTGTCATAATTTGAGCTTGCGAAAACCCAAGAtggaaccttggggtaccccacatatGAATGAACCAGAAAAGTTTAATTGCTGTTATAGAGTGTAAACCATTTTTAATACATACTGATAAAACCCAGTTTCTCCTCCGCCTCAGACATGTAGTGTCAGTACTGGATCATCTTACTAGACaactgacatttttctcttatGTAAACAAGCTGCAACCTGTTTCTGGTTATACAGAAAAACCAGTAGGCTACACAGATCAAATGATTGACAGCACTttagataaaaatgtgtgttgttTCCAAGAATCCATACAGCACAAATGTTTTCTATACGTTCTACActcccccctccacacacacaaaactcaCGCATTGAGACTATTGCAGAAATATCATAACTGGAAAAAAGGCTGAAACAAATGAAGTTGCCTTTAAGATTCACAAGCTGATGCTTCCTGGAATGCTTGCATGATTTCCTGACTTTTTTGTGGGCCTTacagatttttaattcaaataaaagtaaagacaAAATCTACAGGCCTAAATCAGAATCACTACAGATTTAATCTTGTCTCAATGAGGTTAATGCATGGCCTTCACACAGAAATCCGGTCAGTTGGTGTGGGAATGTAGTGAAATTAAACCATCTTTGCTTAAAGTCACCATACAACCAGAGACCCGTAGCCAAGGCCCAGCCTGCCCAAAGAAGATCATCTGCAAGTTCAATTTTTGCAACAGGTTGCCTTTATGGCCACTAGAGGGAGCTGCACTGCAAATCTGACAAACATGAAAGcaagttaaagaaaaagttcTGGGTCTTCAGAGGAAACATTTGTTAAGATAAAGTGCAAACACTGAGTCCCATCGCTCATCATGTGTGTCTGTAGATGACAGAACAGAGCAGAAAgcatgatgtgtgtgtgtgtgtgtgtttacatgtaTGTACTTGTTAAACAGGATAAGGCTGTTGTAATTCTtgggaaaacagaaacacacaagacCAAGGCAAGCTGTTTAGGCGTGTGTAACATTCTTAACTCACTAAATTCTTGACAACAACAAGAACAGTTTTTAAGACAGAATAAGTCACATTAGTTGCTGAAGGAGCAAATGATCTCCCTTTCTTTGTGTCCTCTCTGCTGtccctttttcccccccttcagTGACCTGCTTGAGCTCTCCCAGGTGAAGTAGCAGCTAAGTTCCACAACTGAGAGGACACAACGCTGATCCCCAATGTCAGCCGCTCTTTGAGCATCTGTCACGTAAACACGGACAGTACATGCAAGACGAACaagttgcaaaaacacaaccatTCACATGTAGAATTAAAAATGTGCCATCTTCTCCTCTGTGTGAAAGGTCATTGGGTTCTGGAAGACAGAACATATTCTACTGTTGTCCAACCACACTTTATGGCCTAAACGCAAACGCTTGATCGCTGTGTGTGTCACTTTCCTTTACAAATTATGTTTCCCTTCATCTGTGCTGAATGTCTTACACATGTGCATCGATGTGTCCATGTAacgtatgtatgtatatgtatgttT
It encodes the following:
- the plagl2 gene encoding zinc finger protein PLAGL2, with the protein product MAAAAADASHCITALTPEEEGRRTAAKLFGSAAPLPRTERERDRGKEREEEGEKVGRASGNECLVCGALFVTQEKLRLHTSSHTGEKPFHCSQPHCPKAFSSKYKLFRHMATHSPQKTHQCSFCEKMFHRKDHLKNHLQTHDPNKEAFKCEECGKHYNTKLGYKRHVAMHSATAGDLTCKVCMQSYESTPVLLEHLKSHSGKSSGGAKEKKHPCDHCDRRFYTRKDVRRHMVVHTGRKDFLCQYCAQRFGRKDHLTRHVKKSHSQELLKIKTEPPDMLGLLTTGSPPCSVKEELSPMMCGMGPNKDPMMGKSFPSGAPFPMSMYNPHHLQAMSNSGVGPPHPSLMPNSLSAAMGMGCHMESTASIHPHSHHHHHHHHHHHHHHSPPTPPHHQPAAPQQQHQPQPAPKYQLGSTSYLLDKPLKVEMESFLMDLQSGLPGPVPSAEPHAAASPPKDGLEPTSGLADDLCGDPLLSKSPAVIAESLCAANMDFSHLLGFLPLNLPPYSAPMSTGGLVMGYTSSVTSSTSSSSSSSLHAAEPHAAAVAAAAAAVAAAPLTSLQPQPQEQQSSSGGLGLGSLHPLPPVFSSSLSNTTLPRFHQAFQ